One Vespula pensylvanica isolate Volc-1 chromosome 3, ASM1446617v1, whole genome shotgun sequence DNA window includes the following coding sequences:
- the LOC122627929 gene encoding erythroid differentiation-related factor 1 isoform X2, with amino-acid sequence MSDNSDTSANLIKPMAIVVPPDSPKKSVKSTAVVKYSAVQTPATFAQLQCNTNLNLPPSNWLSSSAESYGLQSVWSQNTGFSSFRMAHMFPDCVGEVDVVSDAENIKKLLKLPYNHGVISMMVHRIENTLLIDDFDIHKYLLRQAESDWEWLKKFFYEHIFQNLGDKEKRLFHKANSRNSLQQRNLVSKFLYHSIVLADSKEQNIKPPLPVKPLEQCLPEPTQEEKVPDPNYNHNFARNVVWTFENIQMLIGTDMPIFGGQTHPCISLRLRDMSKPINVLTGIDYWLDNLMCNVPEVVMCYHLHGIVQKYELIKTEDLPNLDDSKFSPKLIRDVAQNILSFLKNNATKAGHTYWLFKGKDDDVVKLYDLTSLCNDVTDEKGQNPFTVPVAMLLYRVARNMKYSSDYHRHQGTIRMLLKNCVQLLAKEKYPQIVTSAHFMLSDLYVPSSTDPVSPGLSDQSDEEDTQSECSTNHENEKEEDEETPSASIKSLTLANIKEQVEQEGPKYKPPPITGSVEERCLTALEHVAHGLECLKYFPTEESSDEEQKKAEDSENEKKKYEEANPNMAKPFQAIPMPYASLNQDKGNESGETSQSNSPSHKRKNKQKKKKSEKYTTKENTSINNKDTKSWLCKSKNETLPIWQAPKKSDNVSWNAHLKTLLYEKASLIFAVLAENEYANKNYGASLRYILAVLRCQKILEVCCGIRNEKSISCLLGRAGDCCFMTVQDWCNIEKHRKNYEIKNVTEEKIIEEIYSMEDLDTYGIELLPQRLESLEFTLVASYKCYEKALSYEPLEVEKNNLLRRLGNIHNELGVLYMNQAGTRYQQESTTNESSQSSADVTTLLNRSLHHLEAGVKAFETVHDEANLALLYSNTGRLMRICAHMHVKHNTQEQYFYNKALANYQKALQVLGSRKSNPAIWDTITWDLSTTLFTMATLLQDFPSQGNKTEEELEREVVDILQKALKHCDVDTPGSRQPVYQFRAAIIQHRLASLYHHIYREFEPDSDNVKRKNSLQLCKLYYDKAAKLLLALEQATEFLRVQMERVALAEHQARSATTFNGKLKAYQNGLELLLQCRSIMELLCEKNKTSKEKIETNNIDEGDKINNTTEDEKTIEEQKFSEDDESLVVLLEQRLQFILRSLTKLIVNKNTATNKKEYETLANLYKQCYSRALRSGTLSGITLMTHVTQLLKDLCNILQHIE; translated from the exons ATGTCAGATAATTCTGATACCAGCGCTAATTTG ATCAAACCGATGGCTATAGTTGTTCCGCCAGATTCACCTAAGAAATCGGTCAAGTCTACCGCAGTAGTAAAATATTCTGCCGTTCAAACGCCTGCCACCTTTGCTCAATTGCAATGCAATACGAATTTAAATCTTCCACCTAGCAATTGGCTTAGCAGTTCTGCCGAAAGTTATGGTCTACAAAGTGTATGGTCTCAAAACACAGGATTCTCCAGTTTTCGCATGGCTCATATGTTCCCGGACTGTGTGGGAGAAGTTGACGTTGTGTCGGAcgcagaaaatataaagaaattattaaaattacctTATAACCATGGAGTTATATCTATGATGGTACACCGTATTGAAAATACTCTATTGATAGATGATtttgatatacataaatatttattacggcAAGCGGAAAGTGACTGGGAATggttaaagaaatttttttacgaacatatatttcaaaacttaggagataaagaaaaacgattatttCATAAAGCAAACAGTAGAAATAGCTTGCAACAAAGGAATTTAGTATCGAAATTCCTTTATCATTCTATCGTATTGGCAGATAGTAAAGAACAGAATATAAAACCACCTTTGCCTGTCAAACCATTGGAGCAATGTTTGCCCGAACCAACGCAAGAAGAGAAAGTACCGGATCCAAACTATAATCATAATTTCGCACGTAACGTTGTGTGGACTTTCGAAAACATACAAATGCTTATTGGAACTGACATGCCAATATTTGGCGGACAAACACATCCTTGTATTAGTTTGCGGTTAAGAGACATGTCAAAACCTATTAACGTATTGACGGGAATAGATTATTGGTTGGATAATTTAATGTGCAATGTTCCTGAAGTGGTCATGTGCTATCACTTGCATGGTATAGTTCAAAAATACGAATTGATCAAAACAGAAGATCTTCCTAATTTGGATGATTCGAAATTCAGTCCTAAACTTATTAGAGATGTAgcacaaaatatattaagttTCTTGAAGAACAATGCTACGAAAGCTGGTCACACGTATTGGTTATTTAAGG GTAAAGACGACGATGTTGTAAAACTGTACGATCTAACATCGTTATGTAACGATGTTACCGATGAAAAAGGACAAAATCCGTTTACCGTGCCAGTAGCGATGCTGTTATATAGAGTAGctcgaaatatgaaatattcttcTGATTATCACCGGCATCAGGGTACTATTCGAATGCTATTGAAAAACTGTGTTCAACTTCTCGCAAAGGAGAAATATCCGCAAATCGTTACGTCTGCTCACTTTATGCTTTCTGACTTATATGTACCTTCAAGTACGGATCCCGTCAGTCCAGGATTATCCGATCAAAGCGACGAGGAAGATACACAGAGTGAATGTAGTACAAatcatgaaaatgaaaaagaagaagacgaagaaactCCTAGTGCGTCTATTAAATCCTTAACGCTAGCAAATA tCAAAGAGCAAGTAGAACAAGAAGGGCCTAAGTACAAACCACCACCGATAACAGGTAGCGTAGAGGAAAGATGTTTAACCGCATTGGAGCACGTAGCGCATGGTCTTGAGTGCTTAAAATATTTCCCGACTGAAGAAAGTTCGGacgaagaacaaaagaaagcaGAAGATAgtgagaacgagaaaaagaaatatgaagaagCTAATCCAAACATGGCAAAACCTTTTCAAGCAATACCGATGCCTTATGCTTCTTTAAATCAAGATAAAGGTAACGAGTCTGGTGAAACTTCGCAAAGTAACAGTCCTagtcataaaagaaaaaataagcaaaagaagaagaaatcggaGAAGTAcactacgaaagaaaataccTCTATCAACAACAAAGACACGAAATCTTGGCTATGTAAATCAAAGAATGAAACATTACCCATTTGGCAAGCTCCAAAAAAAAGCGATAATGTTAGCTGGAATGCACATTTAAAAACTCTTTTGTACGAAAAGGCTTCATTGATATTTGCTGTTTTGGCAGAAAACGAGTatgcgaataaaaattatggtGCCTCTTTGAGATACATATTGGCGGTATTGAGATGCCAAAAAATATTGGAAGTTTGTTGCGgtataagaaatgaaaaatctattaGTTGTCTATTAGGACGTGCTGGAGACTGTTGTTTTATGACTGTACAAGACTGGTGTAATATAGAGAAACATAGAaagaattatgaaattaaaaatgtaacagAGGAGAAgataatcgaagaaatatattcaatgGAAGATTTagatacgt ACGGAATAGAATTATTGCCGCAACGTCTTGAAAGTTTGGAATTCACATTGGTCGCCTCTTACAAATGTTACGAAAAAGCCTTGTCCTACGAACCattagaagtagaaaaaaataatttattaagacGACTAGGAAATATTCATAACGAATTAGGCGTTTTATACATGAATCAAGCAGGAA CACGATACCAACAAGAAAGTACAACAAACGAATCGTCCCAATCGTCTGCAGACGTTACTACTCTACTTAATCGTTCCTTACATCATTTAGAAGCTGGTGTCAAAGCTTTCGAAACTGTCCACGACGAAGCAAATTTGGCTCTACTTTATTCGAATACCGGTAGACTCATGCGAATTTGTGCGCACATGCACGTTAAACATAATACACAGGagcaatatttttacaataaagcACTTGCTAATTATCAAAAGGCATTGCAAGTTCTAGGTTCTAGAAAATCTAATCCTGCCATATGGGACACGATAACATGGGATTTGTCTACGACACTTTTCACCATGGCCACATTATTACAAGATTTTCCTTCTCAGGGAAACAag ACAGAAGAAGAGCTCGAAAGAGAAGTAGTCGATATATTACAGAAAGCTCTTAAACATTGTGACGTTGATACACCAGGTTCGAGACAACCGGTATATCAATTTCGTGCAGCTATCATTCAACATCGTTTAGCATCTTTATATCATCATATATACAGAGAATTCGAGCCAGATTCGGATAACGTCAAGAGGAAAAACAGTTTACAATTATGTAAATTGTATTATGATAAAGctgcaaaattattattagcttTGGAACAGGCAACTGAATTTTTGAGAGTTCAAATGGAACGAGTTGCTTTGGCTGAACATCAAGCACGAA gtGCCACAACGTTTAATGGCAAATTGAAGGCGTATCAAAATGGTTTAGAGTTATTATTACAATGTCGATCTATCATGGAGTTACTTtgtgaaaagaataaaacgtccaaagaaaaaattgaaactaaTAATATCGACGAAGGtgataagattaataatacaaCCGAGGATGAGAAAACTATAGAGGAACAAAAGTTTTCGGAGGACGACGAGAGTTTGGTCGTTTTGCTTGAACAAAGGTTACAATTTATATTGCGATCGTTAACTAAATTAATTGTCAATAAAAACACTGCCACGAATAAAAAGGa ataCGAGACTCTCGCCAATTTGTATAAGCAATGTTATAGTCGAGCACTTAGGTCTGGAACATTATCAGGTATCACATTGATGACTCACGTGACGCAACTATTAAAAGATCTATGTAACATATTGCAACACatagaataa
- the LOC122627929 gene encoding erythroid differentiation-related factor 1 isoform X1 → MFIFFLVSCEINVFCFQTNIKPMAIVVPPDSPKKSVKSTAVVKYSAVQTPATFAQLQCNTNLNLPPSNWLSSSAESYGLQSVWSQNTGFSSFRMAHMFPDCVGEVDVVSDAENIKKLLKLPYNHGVISMMVHRIENTLLIDDFDIHKYLLRQAESDWEWLKKFFYEHIFQNLGDKEKRLFHKANSRNSLQQRNLVSKFLYHSIVLADSKEQNIKPPLPVKPLEQCLPEPTQEEKVPDPNYNHNFARNVVWTFENIQMLIGTDMPIFGGQTHPCISLRLRDMSKPINVLTGIDYWLDNLMCNVPEVVMCYHLHGIVQKYELIKTEDLPNLDDSKFSPKLIRDVAQNILSFLKNNATKAGHTYWLFKGKDDDVVKLYDLTSLCNDVTDEKGQNPFTVPVAMLLYRVARNMKYSSDYHRHQGTIRMLLKNCVQLLAKEKYPQIVTSAHFMLSDLYVPSSTDPVSPGLSDQSDEEDTQSECSTNHENEKEEDEETPSASIKSLTLANIKEQVEQEGPKYKPPPITGSVEERCLTALEHVAHGLECLKYFPTEESSDEEQKKAEDSENEKKKYEEANPNMAKPFQAIPMPYASLNQDKGNESGETSQSNSPSHKRKNKQKKKKSEKYTTKENTSINNKDTKSWLCKSKNETLPIWQAPKKSDNVSWNAHLKTLLYEKASLIFAVLAENEYANKNYGASLRYILAVLRCQKILEVCCGIRNEKSISCLLGRAGDCCFMTVQDWCNIEKHRKNYEIKNVTEEKIIEEIYSMEDLDTYGIELLPQRLESLEFTLVASYKCYEKALSYEPLEVEKNNLLRRLGNIHNELGVLYMNQAGTRYQQESTTNESSQSSADVTTLLNRSLHHLEAGVKAFETVHDEANLALLYSNTGRLMRICAHMHVKHNTQEQYFYNKALANYQKALQVLGSRKSNPAIWDTITWDLSTTLFTMATLLQDFPSQGNKTEEELEREVVDILQKALKHCDVDTPGSRQPVYQFRAAIIQHRLASLYHHIYREFEPDSDNVKRKNSLQLCKLYYDKAAKLLLALEQATEFLRVQMERVALAEHQARSATTFNGKLKAYQNGLELLLQCRSIMELLCEKNKTSKEKIETNNIDEGDKINNTTEDEKTIEEQKFSEDDESLVVLLEQRLQFILRSLTKLIVNKNTATNKKEYETLANLYKQCYSRALRSGTLSGITLMTHVTQLLKDLCNILQHIE, encoded by the exons atgttcattttttttttggtctcgTGCGAGataaatgtattttgttttcaaacgaat ATCAAACCGATGGCTATAGTTGTTCCGCCAGATTCACCTAAGAAATCGGTCAAGTCTACCGCAGTAGTAAAATATTCTGCCGTTCAAACGCCTGCCACCTTTGCTCAATTGCAATGCAATACGAATTTAAATCTTCCACCTAGCAATTGGCTTAGCAGTTCTGCCGAAAGTTATGGTCTACAAAGTGTATGGTCTCAAAACACAGGATTCTCCAGTTTTCGCATGGCTCATATGTTCCCGGACTGTGTGGGAGAAGTTGACGTTGTGTCGGAcgcagaaaatataaagaaattattaaaattacctTATAACCATGGAGTTATATCTATGATGGTACACCGTATTGAAAATACTCTATTGATAGATGATtttgatatacataaatatttattacggcAAGCGGAAAGTGACTGGGAATggttaaagaaatttttttacgaacatatatttcaaaacttaggagataaagaaaaacgattatttCATAAAGCAAACAGTAGAAATAGCTTGCAACAAAGGAATTTAGTATCGAAATTCCTTTATCATTCTATCGTATTGGCAGATAGTAAAGAACAGAATATAAAACCACCTTTGCCTGTCAAACCATTGGAGCAATGTTTGCCCGAACCAACGCAAGAAGAGAAAGTACCGGATCCAAACTATAATCATAATTTCGCACGTAACGTTGTGTGGACTTTCGAAAACATACAAATGCTTATTGGAACTGACATGCCAATATTTGGCGGACAAACACATCCTTGTATTAGTTTGCGGTTAAGAGACATGTCAAAACCTATTAACGTATTGACGGGAATAGATTATTGGTTGGATAATTTAATGTGCAATGTTCCTGAAGTGGTCATGTGCTATCACTTGCATGGTATAGTTCAAAAATACGAATTGATCAAAACAGAAGATCTTCCTAATTTGGATGATTCGAAATTCAGTCCTAAACTTATTAGAGATGTAgcacaaaatatattaagttTCTTGAAGAACAATGCTACGAAAGCTGGTCACACGTATTGGTTATTTAAGG GTAAAGACGACGATGTTGTAAAACTGTACGATCTAACATCGTTATGTAACGATGTTACCGATGAAAAAGGACAAAATCCGTTTACCGTGCCAGTAGCGATGCTGTTATATAGAGTAGctcgaaatatgaaatattcttcTGATTATCACCGGCATCAGGGTACTATTCGAATGCTATTGAAAAACTGTGTTCAACTTCTCGCAAAGGAGAAATATCCGCAAATCGTTACGTCTGCTCACTTTATGCTTTCTGACTTATATGTACCTTCAAGTACGGATCCCGTCAGTCCAGGATTATCCGATCAAAGCGACGAGGAAGATACACAGAGTGAATGTAGTACAAatcatgaaaatgaaaaagaagaagacgaagaaactCCTAGTGCGTCTATTAAATCCTTAACGCTAGCAAATA tCAAAGAGCAAGTAGAACAAGAAGGGCCTAAGTACAAACCACCACCGATAACAGGTAGCGTAGAGGAAAGATGTTTAACCGCATTGGAGCACGTAGCGCATGGTCTTGAGTGCTTAAAATATTTCCCGACTGAAGAAAGTTCGGacgaagaacaaaagaaagcaGAAGATAgtgagaacgagaaaaagaaatatgaagaagCTAATCCAAACATGGCAAAACCTTTTCAAGCAATACCGATGCCTTATGCTTCTTTAAATCAAGATAAAGGTAACGAGTCTGGTGAAACTTCGCAAAGTAACAGTCCTagtcataaaagaaaaaataagcaaaagaagaagaaatcggaGAAGTAcactacgaaagaaaataccTCTATCAACAACAAAGACACGAAATCTTGGCTATGTAAATCAAAGAATGAAACATTACCCATTTGGCAAGCTCCAAAAAAAAGCGATAATGTTAGCTGGAATGCACATTTAAAAACTCTTTTGTACGAAAAGGCTTCATTGATATTTGCTGTTTTGGCAGAAAACGAGTatgcgaataaaaattatggtGCCTCTTTGAGATACATATTGGCGGTATTGAGATGCCAAAAAATATTGGAAGTTTGTTGCGgtataagaaatgaaaaatctattaGTTGTCTATTAGGACGTGCTGGAGACTGTTGTTTTATGACTGTACAAGACTGGTGTAATATAGAGAAACATAGAaagaattatgaaattaaaaatgtaacagAGGAGAAgataatcgaagaaatatattcaatgGAAGATTTagatacgt ACGGAATAGAATTATTGCCGCAACGTCTTGAAAGTTTGGAATTCACATTGGTCGCCTCTTACAAATGTTACGAAAAAGCCTTGTCCTACGAACCattagaagtagaaaaaaataatttattaagacGACTAGGAAATATTCATAACGAATTAGGCGTTTTATACATGAATCAAGCAGGAA CACGATACCAACAAGAAAGTACAACAAACGAATCGTCCCAATCGTCTGCAGACGTTACTACTCTACTTAATCGTTCCTTACATCATTTAGAAGCTGGTGTCAAAGCTTTCGAAACTGTCCACGACGAAGCAAATTTGGCTCTACTTTATTCGAATACCGGTAGACTCATGCGAATTTGTGCGCACATGCACGTTAAACATAATACACAGGagcaatatttttacaataaagcACTTGCTAATTATCAAAAGGCATTGCAAGTTCTAGGTTCTAGAAAATCTAATCCTGCCATATGGGACACGATAACATGGGATTTGTCTACGACACTTTTCACCATGGCCACATTATTACAAGATTTTCCTTCTCAGGGAAACAag ACAGAAGAAGAGCTCGAAAGAGAAGTAGTCGATATATTACAGAAAGCTCTTAAACATTGTGACGTTGATACACCAGGTTCGAGACAACCGGTATATCAATTTCGTGCAGCTATCATTCAACATCGTTTAGCATCTTTATATCATCATATATACAGAGAATTCGAGCCAGATTCGGATAACGTCAAGAGGAAAAACAGTTTACAATTATGTAAATTGTATTATGATAAAGctgcaaaattattattagcttTGGAACAGGCAACTGAATTTTTGAGAGTTCAAATGGAACGAGTTGCTTTGGCTGAACATCAAGCACGAA gtGCCACAACGTTTAATGGCAAATTGAAGGCGTATCAAAATGGTTTAGAGTTATTATTACAATGTCGATCTATCATGGAGTTACTTtgtgaaaagaataaaacgtccaaagaaaaaattgaaactaaTAATATCGACGAAGGtgataagattaataatacaaCCGAGGATGAGAAAACTATAGAGGAACAAAAGTTTTCGGAGGACGACGAGAGTTTGGTCGTTTTGCTTGAACAAAGGTTACAATTTATATTGCGATCGTTAACTAAATTAATTGTCAATAAAAACACTGCCACGAATAAAAAGGa ataCGAGACTCTCGCCAATTTGTATAAGCAATGTTATAGTCGAGCACTTAGGTCTGGAACATTATCAGGTATCACATTGATGACTCACGTGACGCAACTATTAAAAGATCTATGTAACATATTGCAACACatagaataa